The Chitinophaga pinensis DSM 2588 region GTTTAGCAGCCATTTCGTCCTCGATCGTATCCATCAGCTGATAAGTAGGTTTATCAGGCATACCGTTGGTCTGCTCCCCATTATATTCCATGGTAAAATCAATGATCCAGGGGTGAGAAGCTTTCCCTTCCCATTCCAGCAGGGTGCTGTTAACGATCATCACCAATGGGCGGCCATCTTCCAGTTCGCCGTTGAGGGAAGCATACATATCTTCCTTAACATTATGCCGTACAGCGTCATACTTTTCCACAAACTCCTTCTGTCGCCATTTCAGGTAGCCTTCCAGTTTCTCGATAGCGATCAGCTCCTGCTCCGCTTCAACGGGCCCTTTTACGGCGAGGGAATCGATGATTGTAATGGCGTTTAATTCGCCCAGATAGTTATCAAGATAGTTATATACCCCCAGGGTGATATCCCGGCTATTTTCAGTGTTAAAATCCTTATGGATGATTGTGATCTGGATTTCATCAGGATAGTCAGCGTCTTCTTCCGGATAAAAGGAAAGACTGGCTGTATCATATTTATACCCACCCATTTCGATGACGAAATTGCTGATATCTGTCGGTGGTTTAGAAGCAGTGAATTTCCAGCCGGGCATGAAGGGTGCGGCAGCGACCAGTTCTTCCACAAAATAGATGTTCCGGAAGTTACCTTCTGCGGTAAATACCAGTTCGACGGTATTGTTGTCGCTCATACCTGCCAGCAGATAGATGCCGCTTCTCAGTTCCTGCAGTTTGGAAAAGATCGGATCAAGGAAATCTTCATCCACCC contains the following coding sequences:
- a CDS encoding DUF695 domain-containing protein, with translation MKLIKQLKGLFSTKEKPIGSYADFWKWFQPKEKGFRNAVRTGQRVDEDFLDPIFSKLQELRSGIYLLAGMSDNNTVELVFTAEGNFRNIYFVEELVAAAPFMPGWKFTASKPPTDISNFVIEMGGYKYDTASLSFYPEEDADYPDEIQITIIHKDFNTENSRDITLGVYNYLDNYLGELNAITIIDSLAVKGPVEAEQELIAIEKLEGYLKWRQKEFVEKYDAVRHNVKEDMYASLNGELEDGRPLVMIVNSTLLEWEGKASHPWIIDFTMEYNGEQTNGMPDKPTYQLMDTIEDEMAAKLPDLEGYLNIGRQTGGSKRKVYMACRDFRKTCKVFDQLNDQHGHNISMNLTVFKDKYWRSFDKFRV